The genome window aggtagtgacgaacttaaccggtacagataaaatagaaataacttaacagaaacgtaggcatgctgctttcaaattaaataggcaactcaaaacagtaaagtgaagcagatccgaacagtgtaaagaatataactttgctatatctacatgccaatgcacatgatgtatgtgatgcaccatgctatcagcctcatgtgctcacactctcgaatgctcaacTACTTGGTAATGTATATGGCCCAtatggcccagggaagatccatcccggaacatatacatcactgactataagtcacccagtaccgagtaaggacaatccagccctgtggagaacATTCATCTCCAGTTATCAAGTACTTCGgaaaagatccatgtccagggaagatccatccctcaatagtatcaactgcgctcactagggggggtgtacagactccagaggggctcctacagtccaagcgctatcataaaatcagtataacTGCTGCGGgttgcagcccgatcccataaatgtcactcataatcaggctctcaacctcactcaatcatcaatatctccaatctcactcacgggctcacaatatcatggaaactagcccgaaataataatatgatgtatcaataaataacaactgagactgagatatgatatgaaatgcatgaacatgactgagtatgtaatatCAATGAAaccagtgagatgacagcaagaaacgaccaataggggtcccaacagtaccggcataaagcctaaacatgatatctagcatgattgacagctcaattactttatcatatgatgaaaacacggatatcaaccagatagagtcactatacagtgccatggaatcaatcAAGCcacaattcccacggtgcacgcccgcacacCCGTCACTtggtatgtgcgtcacctcaataccaatcgcataacacatagttcggggtttcgaaccctcagaaccaagtttgaaagtgttacttacctcaaaccgagcagaTCCTTACGTccaaatgcctttgcctctcaaatcggtctccaaatgtCCCGTATCTAGCCACAGgtaatacaatacaatcaatatagactaaagggatcaattccacaagaaaattcctaaattatagccaaaaatctgaaatcggctcaaaccggCCTCCGGGACGACTCACAacacccgaaagcccattcactcacgagtctaaccatacaaaatttatcaaaatccgatatcaaatggtCATTCAAATCCCCTAAACTCACTCTCCAATTTTCAAgtcctaaatccccaaatttcacttcaaaatctcactaattaggtggagaaatcagtggggaaacaagtTTTGTGATCcaaaatgagtacaaaaatcttacctcaataatcacctcgaaattctttctccaaaatcgcctaagtccgagtccaaaatgttgaaacaagataaaaatcgcgaacccttgcttttaaaccttctgcccagtcttttcgcacctgcggaaccgctccTGCGCAAAAACATCCGCACTTGCGGAACCCACTAAAAACactaggctcgcacctgcgctccaggtctcACACATGCGGAGTCGCTCCTGCGGCCCTtcgtccgcttttgcggaaatgcAAAACTTTTCCTTTTTCCCATCTGCGGACTCGTAGATGCGCatcctttctcgcacctgcgccccttCCCTTCCTGGCCTTGCCCGCATCTGCCTCCACTTCACTTATGCGTGTCCGAACCTGCGGTTCcccactcgcaggtgcgattacaccagctggAACAACACTTCAGCTATCCTTCAACATCAaactttgatccgttaaccacccgaaatcaacccgaggtccccgggagctcaaccaaacataccaacaagtcttattaCATgctacgaacttagtcaaatcctttAATCACTTCGAacaacacgaattacacacgaattcaagcctaataaactttgaaatttccaaattctacaaacgacgtcaaaacctatcaaatcatgtctgattgaccccaaattttgcatacaagtcataaatgacaccacaaacctactccaagtTCCGGAATTCCaatccaacctcgatatcaaaaagtcaaccccccggtcaaacttcccaaaattcgactttcaccatttcaatcCTAAATTAGCTAcgaacctcaaattcacagtctgggcatgctcctaagtccaaaatcacccaacagagctaatggaaccgacggaactccatttcggagtagtcttcacacaattccgactacggaCAAAATCTTAAGACATAAGCTTCCGTTttatggactaagtgtcccaaaacactacgaaaccaaaaacaagacctcccggcaagtcacataagcaggaacagatacggggaaagcagtaaataggggatcgggactaATACACTAAAAACGAccagccggatcgttacatcctcccccacttaaacataacatgccaagagttattttgcaagccaccaaatcactattccatcttactaCGCACGTACCCGGgcgtgatcccacgtcaccctatcccatataggtttgataacaccacataactgaaatttcttaattctACCTAGCCTGCAacccttagaatccaatttccaacatccggaatttcttataagGTCAGAATCCCacaacctacacactgtataagtctgaacaagctgtaccaaaagccataaccataactcaaatactcaaaactcaaataccacatagctcaaatgctcgaagcaatgatttctaatcaccgtAGCTGCTCGAAATAACcccatgccggtaataaacctcatatcaaacaagactctattctaaaaccttcgtgcaccaccgatgatgaaagaaacatgcagagaCTTGTAACTATTCATCAGATCTACCAGTCGTGGAGCTCCCTatccttcgacaagaaccatagcaaattcctaagccgactttccatattatccttccaaatatgccgcaatcaaatctgatagcacccatcctagatccgatGACTTCATATTCTCAAATACCAGTTACTCTACTAATATGACATACtaatactatctaaagccacaactcgtgcaattcgtgcaccaataagcaacattccaaatgtactcaatcacgaaaatgactcaaacaagagaatcATCTCGTAAGCTCGACCGGTACCACCCCAAcgtaatgctaagaacccatcacacaccatagaatcataacacatgaatctaacacatggatcatatctcaacataactctgcggTAATgtgcgaccccatccaaacactgatccatatgaaatacctcagccaccatgctcaaaataaaTAACCGCGCGCAATCCGGCATCAAGTACtcgaagtgcattaccataaccatagAGAAGAAAATggcacaatgccacacaaacctgAAAGAACGTAACCAATGCGCAACCACTCATGCATTACCCAAATACCCATCTCATGCaatttccgctataaggccccaatagaactgcaccatgggtgcatacaaccaacgaatcacaacccctcgcagcatagaagagtaactcaccgaacaTATCAAAATAGGAAAAATCttaacaacaaccgaatggcacatacCTCAATAAGAGCAGTatagagccaaccaatccgactcggtgtagaatacacatcctaattgggcctaccaatggaccccaaaatcaactccgggcacccacacataaataaccctctaaaagcccacaatgactgaatcataacacatactatcgtgtagctagcttcggccatgacttcacagtccacaaccatggaaacaacctactcttgagaactctcagtctccaaatccatataacacacgaatcccatatctgatcccaactccaccgccaaaatgtctaacatatctctcatacacaatTATCCTACGAGGAATActcctaaaattcttccgtgccacatagcaaaattgaatatTAGCactcgatcaaccaggagagtaccgcaataccaatgaacatccgtaatcaaaacacaatgccctCTTTCAACCGCGCACCCCTCttagggattaccgagcaactataacattcatctaaatatataacactgacCATTCTGTTCAGAATTTATGAACttgccttcaagaatgaactgccaccttgtacatgtaaaacTTAATCTTGCACAACACACCGcgtctatcatgccatcatgtggcAAGCACAACAATCTCACTATCAACCtggagtcaccaataatttatatacccggttagttagaaaccttcctcttgcttccttccgggagaaaatcacaatacacaacacgttcccacACTGGTAGAAATATCatgttcaaaccatggtagaaaccatcaagaacactttgaaatccatttgcacctaATCAAGCTATCAAAACTAATTTCCTCCAACTCgcccaagccacgcaggtcactaAAGCCCAAGactattgccaccaaaacatctgtaacgTCTCCACGTCAttattacccaaaagaaccgagcatgccattaccatactggtctagcctactacccagttgtcttaTTTACTTCGAGTTTCTCCTGAATTAACCTCaatttgatacttctccttgtcataactccacgatccttacccaaatcttactacaagacaccctaacataacACCACACCACCATATGGCCTGTAagccattgtactcttcttaagtacccccataaataccacaactataacgctcactctgaaaataccttatgcgaatttaaaattattcttcttacctttcttacactaaaatgtagaatccataatcatacagaattaccgcaaattCTGGCACCATTAAATGTAATCTCATATTCTATCCATGCACAAATTCGGGAAAAAAATTCTCTAACCCATTAGAACTTTCACGGGATCCACTCACTTTGTTCAAATTataaattgcaccacccaaacgggcTTAAAGACatgtgcctcattagcacaacaatGCTCGAAGGGGtgggtaaccctgccttaacaccaccgatcaaattcacactccgtgcacactacatccttcaaaataacaatttaatcatttcaagatttgtttttttttcataaagtgcaatataacccgcattcaagaaattttcttactcaagtcatctCTGAtatcaacctctacaagtcataaccaatcaacaagtatgcctcggCCCAAAAACCAATACCGTAcaaaatcgtgcaatcaaatcatagatagcagactcccccacttggctcaaatccatataacaaaacatctgataacttacCAAACCTAAGATAAcatctaaattgaccatactaagcaattaGATATCTACTCTAGTCTTTAgcctcccaatagtcaccacacatgaccgatatacacggtccaccatgacagtatcgcccaccagcatagacacatgaacagatgaaactagagactcacggggcatatccagataatgagagaaatacgatgacacatacgaataagtggaaccagggccaaataatatagaggcatcactatggcaaactaagacaatacctgtaatcacagcatccgaagcAATAACATCTGATATGGCAGGGAGTGCATAGAAATGAGTATGACcgccacctgattggcctccccctctagggcgacccctagctgaatgagctccaccccgagctggttgggcgggtggtgaagtaactggtgccgaAGTCAAAGGctgctgactcctctgctgagatgaacCTCCCGAAAGGCGGGGAATGCCTCTTGATATAACCCAAATCtccgcactcaaagcaacctctctctgcaaatggcggtggggactgaagggagccccgagcaccgggataactactAGAAGGCCCCGACATAGATGAGCCCTGAGTTGATGGGGCATGAgtcgaactctgagctggaagggcactgagagatgattgACCCTGATGAAAACCGAAATAACCATGACCAGATGAtgtaccacggtgaactgggcgagtTGTCTGAGCATGCCTGTAAGGACGACCTCTGCCGTGGTGAAACTGATCTCCAGCAGGAACACCACCAAAACTGCCTGATCCACGAGACCTTTTGGCCACCCTCTCAATCCGCTCCTGGTTGCGGACCAATTCTATCTCCCGaccaatgtcgacaacctcatcaaacgtagcaccagacactctctctctagttaTGAGTACCCGCAGCTGAAATGTGAGGCAATCAATGAACCttctgatcctctccctatcagtggaaactagccaaactgcatgacgggccaactcagaaaacTTCATATTGTACTGTGTCAATGTCATATTATCTTGATGCAACCTCTCGAACTAtctgcacagctcctctctgtgaGACTGTGACAcatacttctccaagaagagaatgaagaactcctgccacgtaagtggtgctgcaccaaccggcctacacctctcatAAGCCTTCCAATTAGTAAAGGAAGCTCCAGTAAACTGTAAATTAGTGAGCGAGACCAcgctggtctccagaatacctgttgtacggaggATCCTATGACAtttgtccaagaaaccctgtgcatccttgtaacgatctggccggtcgttttgagacttagagccccaaacccctattaactactttccccaaatctatttctgctattgtgagttgccgggatgattggttttgagtttcggagtgttttgggacacttagtccctaaatgagagcttaagtcttaggatttggatcgtagtcagaactgtgtgaagacaactccggaatggaatttcatcggtaccgttaggtgattttgggtttaggagcgtgtccggattgtgttttggagattcatagcttatttaggcttgaaatggcgaaagtcgaatttttggagttttgggccggtagtggaatttttaatatcggggttgtTTTCcaattttgaaagttggagtaggtccgtaatgttgattatgacttgtgcgcacaatttgaggtcaatcggacgtgatttgataggtttcgacatcggttgtagaattttgaagtttcaagttctttaagtttgaattggagggtgattcgtgattttagcgttgtttgatgtgattagagagctcgactaagtttgtatggtattttaggattggttggtatgtttggtcgaggtcccaggggcctcgggtgtgttttggatgctcaacgagtcatctttggacttagagaagtgccagatttctggtgttttattgcagaaaaatccttcatcgcgttcgcgagaggtgcctcgcgatcgcgtagagcatctgggaaaggcagcgaagttgttcttcgcgttagCGATGTtgttcccgcattcgcgaaggtgtgggaccttaagcctacgcgttcgcgtagaggaacggggtagaggaagcttcgggcattaagcctacgcgttcgcgaagaggttcccgcgttcgcaaagggtccATCAGTGGAAGGTACACGTTCGCGAGAgtcccctcgcattcgcgaaagtGGAATTTTGGgcagtggaagattgttcatcgcgttcgcgattttgatgtcgcgttcgcgaagaagaatgcacctgggcagaatttaaggttcaaaaacgagggttgagttcataa of Nicotiana tomentosiformis chromosome 7, ASM39032v3, whole genome shotgun sequence contains these proteins:
- the LOC117273702 gene encoding uncharacterized protein, with translation MTLTQYNMKFSELARHAVWLVSTDRERIRRFIDCLTFQLRVLITRERVSGATFDEVVDIGREIELVRNQERIERVAKRSRGSGSFGGVPAGDQFHHGRGRPYRHAQTTRPVHRGTSSGHGYFGFHQGQSSLSALPAQSSTHAPSTQGSSMSGPSSSYPGARGSLQSPPPFAERGCFECGDLGYIKRHSPPFGRFISAEESAAFDFGTSYFTTRPTSSGWSSFS